Proteins from a single region of Sphingomonas swuensis:
- a CDS encoding LLM class flavin-dependent oxidoreductase, translated as MRFGYWMPVFGGWLRNDPDEGPAASWEAVRDLTLRSEEKGWDLTLIAELFLNDIKGVTEPALDAWSTAAALAAITRSLELMVAVRPNFHHPALFAKQAANIDRISGGRLALNVVSSWWKEEAEQYGLTFDQHDDRYARTAEWLSVVDGLWTEKRFSFAGERYRVTDAIVSPKPAKRPTVYAGGESDAAKTLIARQCDAYVMHGDPVEAVAPKIADMARRRSEAGGPPMQYGMAAYVIVRDTEAEAAAELARITAMPATPPPGFANFDQWLSGTELERTLKLQEYSVSNRGLRPNLVGTPEQVATRIREYEAIGLDLLLLQMSPQAEEMDRFAEQVMAPMRAGRL; from the coding sequence ATGAGGTTCGGATACTGGATGCCGGTGTTCGGCGGCTGGCTGCGCAACGATCCCGACGAGGGCCCGGCGGCGAGCTGGGAAGCGGTGCGCGACCTCACCCTCCGATCGGAGGAGAAGGGCTGGGACCTGACGCTCATCGCCGAGCTGTTCCTCAACGACATCAAGGGCGTCACAGAGCCCGCCCTCGACGCCTGGAGCACGGCCGCCGCGCTGGCCGCGATCACCCGCAGTCTCGAGCTGATGGTCGCGGTGCGTCCCAACTTCCACCATCCCGCGCTGTTCGCCAAGCAGGCCGCCAACATCGACCGGATCAGTGGCGGGCGGCTCGCGCTGAACGTGGTCTCGAGCTGGTGGAAGGAGGAGGCCGAGCAATATGGCCTGACTTTCGACCAGCATGACGATCGCTATGCCCGTACCGCCGAATGGCTGAGCGTGGTCGACGGGCTGTGGACGGAGAAGCGCTTCAGTTTCGCCGGCGAGCGCTACCGGGTGACCGACGCGATCGTCTCGCCCAAGCCGGCGAAGCGACCCACCGTCTATGCCGGCGGCGAGAGCGACGCGGCCAAGACGCTGATCGCCCGCCAGTGCGACGCCTATGTCATGCACGGCGATCCCGTCGAGGCGGTCGCGCCCAAGATCGCCGACATGGCGCGGCGGCGTTCGGAGGCGGGCGGGCCGCCGATGCAGTATGGCATGGCCGCCTATGTCATCGTCCGAGACACCGAGGCCGAGGCGGCAGCCGAACTGGCGCGGATCACCGCCATGCCCGCGACCCCGCCGCCCGGCTTCGCCAATTTCGACCAATGGCTGTCCGGCACCGAGCTCGAGCGCACGCTCAAGCTGCAGGAGTATAGCGTATCCAACCGAGGATTGCGGCCCAACCTCGTCGGAACGCCCGAACAAGTCGCGACACGGATCCGGGAATATGAAGCCATCGGGCTTGACCTGCTGCTGCTGCAGATGAGCCCGCAGGCCGAGGAAATGGACCGCTTTGCCGAGCAGGTGATGGCGCCGATGCGAGCCGGACGACTGTAG
- a CDS encoding PepSY domain-containing protein, translating into MNLRRTLRRWHLWLGWLVGVPLLLWTLSGFVMVLKPIEEVRGAELLAPLAPVRLAGPALLPSEIAGLPLAKVTLEPRVAGPRWVIEVQGGPTRLADPATGRLVPPLSAAEASAEVQARWRGTGGIAGVTRTSADDPPLDLRRETEAWQVRMADGTHLYVEAASGRILATRTRWWRIYDLMWGLHIMDLRGREDTHHPLLVGFAAFSLLTVLLALVLLPLSTRRRRS; encoded by the coding sequence ATGAATCTTCGCCGCACCCTCCGCCGCTGGCATCTCTGGCTCGGCTGGCTGGTCGGCGTTCCGCTGCTGCTGTGGACGCTGTCGGGCTTCGTCATGGTGCTGAAGCCGATCGAGGAGGTGCGCGGGGCCGAGTTGCTGGCGCCGCTCGCCCCGGTTCGGCTGGCGGGGCCGGCGCTGCTTCCCTCCGAGATCGCCGGGCTGCCACTGGCCAAGGTGACTCTCGAGCCGCGGGTCGCGGGGCCGCGCTGGGTGATCGAGGTGCAGGGCGGTCCGACCCGGCTTGCCGACCCCGCCACCGGACGGCTGGTGCCGCCCCTGTCGGCCGCCGAGGCCTCGGCCGAAGTGCAGGCACGCTGGCGCGGAACGGGCGGGATCGCGGGCGTGACGCGGACCAGTGCCGACGATCCCCCGCTCGACCTTCGCCGCGAGACCGAGGCCTGGCAGGTGCGGATGGCCGACGGCACCCACCTCTATGTCGAGGCGGCAAGCGGACGGATCCTCGCGACCCGAACGCGCTGGTGGCGGATCTACGATCTCATGTGGGGCCTCCACATCATGGATCTTCGCGGCCGCGAGGACACCCATCATCCGCTGCTGGTCGGCTTTGCCGCCTTCAGCCTGCTGACCGTGCTGCTGGCGCTGGTGCTGCTGCCGCTTTCCACGAGGCGCCGCCGCTCCTAG
- a CDS encoding YdeI/OmpD-associated family protein, whose amino-acid sequence MATGEELAGGTVHALPDDLEQALRNAPATAATWAAITPLARNEWICWVTSPKKPETRVKRVAWGMESLGEGKRRPCCWPGCPHRERGKG is encoded by the coding sequence ATGGCGACAGGTGAGGAGCTTGCCGGGGGCACGGTGCACGCGCTGCCTGACGATCTCGAGCAGGCGCTCCGGAACGCGCCGGCGACGGCGGCGACCTGGGCCGCGATCACGCCGCTCGCGCGAAACGAGTGGATCTGCTGGGTGACCAGCCCCAAGAAGCCGGAAACGCGGGTGAAGCGGGTTGCCTGGGGAATGGAGTCACTGGGCGAGGGCAAGCGCCGGCCATGCTGCTGGCCGGGCTGCCCGCACCGCGAGCGCGGCAAGGGCTAG
- a CDS encoding alpha-L-glutamate ligase — translation MPELAILYEHPLWFEPLFAALDAHGIDHVRIPVGDHAFDPAASPPPAPVIFNRVAMSSFLREPEHPLYYSMALLDHWRGQGATILNGPEVMAVDSNKARQLSLLQRLGLATPRTRVVHRAADLPRAAEEIGYPLLVKANVGGSGAGIMRFDSEAELAAVVAAGEAPNSVDRVLLVQEAIPARDGVIWRIETLGGRFLYAIKVDGAGQFDLCPADACDDDRGTPIAMTAFEPPAEIVAGAERVANAMGMDVGGVEVMVDERDGTAKFYDINALSNFVARPTEVLGWDPHDRLVAWLKDRIAEAQA, via the coding sequence ATGCCCGAGCTTGCCATCCTGTACGAGCATCCCCTGTGGTTCGAGCCGCTGTTCGCCGCGCTCGACGCCCACGGCATCGATCATGTGAGGATCCCGGTCGGCGACCACGCCTTCGATCCCGCCGCATCGCCGCCGCCCGCGCCGGTCATCTTCAACCGCGTCGCCATGTCGAGCTTCCTGCGCGAACCGGAGCATCCGCTCTACTACAGCATGGCGTTGCTCGATCACTGGCGCGGGCAGGGAGCGACCATCCTCAATGGGCCCGAGGTGATGGCGGTCGACAGCAACAAGGCGCGGCAGCTGAGCCTGCTCCAGCGCCTTGGCCTGGCCACTCCGCGCACCCGCGTTGTGCACCGCGCCGCCGACCTGCCGCGAGCCGCCGAGGAGATCGGCTACCCCTTGCTGGTCAAGGCCAATGTCGGCGGCTCCGGTGCGGGGATCATGCGCTTCGACAGCGAGGCCGAACTTGCCGCCGTGGTCGCCGCGGGTGAGGCGCCGAACTCGGTCGATCGGGTCCTTCTCGTCCAGGAGGCGATCCCCGCCAGGGATGGCGTCATCTGGCGGATCGAGACGCTCGGCGGCCGCTTCCTTTACGCGATCAAGGTCGACGGCGCCGGCCAGTTCGACCTCTGCCCCGCCGACGCCTGCGACGACGATCGGGGCACGCCGATCGCCATGACCGCCTTCGAACCGCCGGCCGAGATCGTCGCGGGTGCCGAGCGGGTGGCCAACGCAATGGGGATGGATGTCGGCGGGGTCGAGGTGATGGTCGACGAGCGCGACGGCACGGCCAAATTCTATGACATCAACGCCCTGTCCAACTTCGTGGCGCGTCCGACCGAGGTGCTTGGCTGGGACCCGCATGACCGACTGGTCGCATGGCTCAAGGACAGGATCGCGGAGGCGCAGGCATGA
- the lpdA gene encoding dihydrolipoyl dehydrogenase: MADYDYDVLVIGAGPGGYVAAIRAAQLGLKTACAESRETLGGTCLNVGCIPSKALLHASELFEEAAHGHMAKWGITGQFNIDIPTMQKGRVEAVEGLTKGIEFLFKKNKVTWLKGRAAFTGKDSVEVGGQTVRAKNIVIATGSSVTPLPGVTVDQERIVDSTGALELAEVPSHLVVIGGGVIGLELGSVWRRLGAQVTVVEYLDQILPGMDEEIRKESNKIFKKQGFAYKLGTKVTGVARNGDSVTVTVEPAKGGATETIEASHVLVSIGRRPNTDGLNLEAAGLQINGKGQVDTDHSFRTAVPGIWAIGDVIPGPMLAHKAEDEGIAVAENIAGLTGIVNHNIIPSVVYTTPEIAGVGLTEEQARAGGEVKVGKFPMMANSRAKTNGEPDGLVKVIADAKTDRVLGVWMINNLAGTMIAQAAQAMEFGATSEDIAYTCHAHPTHAEAFKEAAMAVQGKPIHI; this comes from the coding sequence ATGGCTGACTACGACTACGACGTTCTGGTGATCGGCGCCGGCCCCGGCGGCTATGTGGCCGCGATCCGCGCCGCGCAGCTGGGGCTCAAGACCGCCTGCGCCGAGAGCCGCGAGACGCTTGGGGGGACCTGTCTCAACGTCGGCTGCATTCCGTCCAAGGCGCTGCTTCACGCCAGCGAACTGTTCGAGGAAGCCGCGCATGGCCACATGGCAAAGTGGGGCATCACCGGCCAGTTCAACATCGACATTCCGACCATGCAGAAGGGCCGGGTCGAGGCGGTCGAGGGCCTGACCAAGGGCATCGAATTCCTGTTCAAGAAGAACAAGGTGACCTGGCTCAAGGGTCGCGCCGCCTTCACCGGCAAGGACAGCGTCGAAGTCGGCGGTCAGACGGTGCGCGCCAAGAACATCGTCATCGCAACCGGCTCGTCGGTCACCCCGCTTCCGGGCGTGACCGTTGACCAGGAACGGATCGTCGATTCGACCGGCGCGCTCGAGCTTGCCGAAGTGCCGAGCCACCTCGTCGTGATCGGCGGCGGCGTCATCGGGCTCGAGCTCGGTTCCGTCTGGCGGCGCCTCGGCGCGCAGGTCACCGTGGTCGAGTATCTCGACCAGATCCTGCCCGGCATGGACGAGGAAATCCGCAAGGAATCGAACAAGATCTTCAAGAAGCAGGGCTTCGCCTACAAGCTCGGCACCAAGGTCACCGGGGTCGCCCGCAATGGCGACAGTGTCACCGTCACGGTCGAACCCGCCAAGGGCGGCGCGACCGAGACGATCGAGGCCAGCCACGTGCTCGTCTCGATCGGGCGGCGTCCCAATACCGACGGCCTCAACCTCGAGGCGGCCGGGCTCCAGATCAACGGCAAGGGCCAGGTCGATACCGACCACAGCTTCCGCACCGCCGTTCCCGGCATCTGGGCGATCGGCGACGTCATCCCGGGACCGATGCTCGCCCACAAGGCCGAGGACGAGGGCATCGCGGTGGCCGAGAACATCGCGGGCCTGACCGGCATCGTGAACCACAACATCATCCCGTCGGTGGTTTACACCACCCCCGAGATCGCGGGCGTCGGCCTGACCGAGGAGCAGGCGCGTGCCGGGGGCGAGGTCAAGGTCGGCAAGTTCCCGATGATGGCCAACAGTCGCGCCAAGACCAACGGCGAGCCCGACGGCCTGGTCAAGGTCATCGCCGATGCCAAGACCGACCGCGTGCTCGGCGTGTGGATGATCAACAACCTCGCGGGCACGATGATTGCGCAGGCCGCGCAGGCGATGGAGTTCGGCGCGACCAGCGAGGACATCGCCTACACTTGCCACGCGCACCCGACCCATGCCGAAGCCTTCAAGGAAGCGGCGATGGCGGTGCAGGGCAAGCCGATCCACATCTGA
- a CDS encoding RNA pseudouridine synthase, giving the protein MILSDLLLFADGEALVLDKPAGLPVDTPKRGGDSIEQRLDELRCGFKRLPTPMHRLDQDTSGCLLFARHPSARAKYQQAFESGSVQKVYLALVAGEIAEEEGLIDLPLGKKSSAEAGWRMIGDPGGKPARTAWKRIGSREGRTLVEFRPLTGRTHQIRVHAREGLGAGIFGDRVYGVPGGPMLLHASRLIVPRGSKPPIDVTAPLPEHWGEWASLAAADAP; this is encoded by the coding sequence ATGATCCTGTCCGACCTCCTGCTGTTCGCCGATGGAGAGGCGCTGGTCCTCGACAAGCCGGCGGGTCTTCCCGTCGACACGCCCAAGCGCGGCGGCGACAGCATCGAGCAGCGGCTGGACGAGCTGCGCTGCGGCTTCAAGCGGTTGCCGACACCGATGCACCGGCTCGACCAGGACACGTCGGGATGCCTCCTGTTCGCGCGCCATCCGAGTGCCCGGGCCAAATATCAGCAGGCTTTTGAATCCGGTTCGGTGCAGAAAGTCTATCTGGCGCTCGTCGCGGGCGAGATCGCCGAGGAGGAAGGGCTGATTGACCTCCCGCTGGGCAAGAAGAGCTCGGCCGAGGCGGGCTGGCGGATGATCGGCGATCCGGGCGGCAAGCCGGCGCGGACCGCGTGGAAGCGGATCGGCTCGCGCGAGGGCAGGACCCTGGTCGAATTCCGGCCGCTGACCGGACGGACGCACCAGATCCGAGTCCATGCGCGCGAGGGGCTCGGCGCGGGGATCTTCGGCGACCGGGTCTATGGCGTTCCGGGCGGTCCGATGCTGCTCCACGCAAGCCGGCTGATCGTGCCGCGCGGGAGCAAGCCGCCGATCGACGTCACCGCCCCGCTTCCGGAGCATTGGGGAGAGTGGGCGTCGCTGGCCGCGGCCGATGCGCCCTGA
- a CDS encoding SMI1/KNR4 family protein, translated as MDPHRRLLILGAVLAGGALLTGVMPAACARLTRPAQSAARPTRPSGEPKPMLDEDIAPVLARLDAWFAANLRDRRYAFNPPASEAAIDRFQRRIGRPLPRSWRQLYRWHDGENDDRWGHFYGLPLLSLGQAEAEWIVWGKVLAELGDDPYVVRGASWPAGAIDPAYGNPGWIPLTADGSGNHIGIDLAPWPGGRVGQVILFGRDEDVKVVLAPSLGRFLGWIADLLEGGNVRLGKDPGETILREFRLKSPAVDHFHEGARRLLGAPGQFL; from the coding sequence ATGGATCCGCATCGCCGCCTCCTCATCCTTGGCGCAGTCCTCGCCGGTGGCGCGCTGCTGACCGGCGTGATGCCGGCCGCTTGTGCGCGCCTGACCCGGCCGGCGCAGTCCGCCGCTCGTCCGACCCGCCCATCCGGTGAGCCGAAGCCGATGCTCGACGAGGACATTGCGCCCGTTCTCGCCCGGCTGGATGCCTGGTTCGCGGCAAACCTTCGTGATCGCCGCTACGCCTTCAATCCCCCGGCCAGCGAGGCCGCGATCGACCGCTTCCAGCGCCGGATTGGCCGCCCACTCCCCCGCTCCTGGCGACAACTCTACCGCTGGCACGATGGCGAGAATGACGATCGCTGGGGGCACTTCTACGGGCTGCCGCTGCTCTCGCTGGGTCAGGCAGAGGCCGAGTGGATCGTCTGGGGGAAGGTGCTCGCCGAACTCGGCGACGATCCCTATGTCGTGCGCGGCGCGAGCTGGCCGGCCGGCGCGATCGACCCCGCCTACGGCAATCCCGGCTGGATCCCGCTGACCGCCGACGGCTCGGGCAATCACATCGGAATCGACCTCGCTCCTTGGCCTGGCGGCCGAGTCGGACAGGTGATCCTGTTCGGCCGCGACGAGGATGTGAAGGTCGTGCTCGCCCCCTCGCTCGGCCGCTTCCTCGGCTGGATCGCCGACCTGCTCGAAGGCGGCAACGTTCGCCTCGGCAAGGACCCGGGCGAGACGATCCTCCGCGAGTTCCGCCTCAAGTCTCCCGCGGTCGATCACTTTCACGAAGGCGCCCGCCGCCTGCTTGGCGCTCCGGGCCAGTTCCTGTGA
- the arfB gene encoding alternative ribosome rescue aminoacyl-tRNA hydrolase ArfB, producing the protein MRPEEVNLPEEALSETFLASTGPGGQNVNKVATACQLRCNVFALGLPLYAYEKLKVLAGSKLTQGGELIVTARTHRTREANREEARDRMRALIAAAFQRDAKRRPTKPSRSAKAKRVDSKKGRGAVKAMRGRVSLD; encoded by the coding sequence ATGCGCCCTGAAGAGGTCAACCTTCCCGAAGAGGCGCTGAGCGAGACCTTCCTCGCGAGCACGGGGCCGGGCGGGCAGAACGTCAACAAGGTCGCGACCGCCTGCCAGCTGCGCTGCAACGTCTTCGCGCTCGGGCTGCCTTTGTACGCCTATGAGAAGCTCAAGGTGCTGGCCGGGTCGAAGCTGACCCAGGGAGGCGAGCTGATCGTCACCGCCCGCACGCACCGGACCCGCGAGGCCAATCGCGAGGAAGCGCGCGACCGGATGCGGGCGCTGATCGCCGCCGCGTTCCAGCGCGACGCCAAGCGCCGCCCGACCAAGCCGAGCCGGTCGGCCAAGGCCAAGCGGGTCGATTCGAAAAAGGGTCGTGGCGCAGTGAAGGCGATGCGGGGCCGGGTCTCGCTCGACTGA
- a CDS encoding NAD-dependent succinate-semialdehyde dehydrogenase yields MGYETELKLFIDGAWRAGEGDSAPVINPATGETIADLRLASTANLDEAVHAAERAWPEWRAMDVEKRGAILHKAADLLRERAEQIGRLLTQEQGKPLVEAIGEVMGSAQMFDYFAEEAKRQGGRVLVRPTGQRSIVIPQPVGPTATFTPWNFPIYLLAKKVAAALAAGCTVISKPPEETPGCTGAMARALDDAGIPKGVFQLVHGVPDAVSRQLIGSKVIRKISFTGSTAVGKHLMKLAADGMKRITMELGGHAPVLVFDDCDLEKTLDMLVPQKFRNAGQVCVSPTRFYVQEGIYDAFAKGFAERTAGVTMGNGLDAASRMGPLANQRRLPAISSLVEDARAKGARVLAGGEPGDAGYFFQPTVLADVPNEADAMNVEPFGPVALMRSFATEDEALHEANRLPFGLAAFVFTENGRRANRLGDAIESGMVGINSFAISVADAPFGGVKESGSGSEGGVEGLASYQVTKAIHQA; encoded by the coding sequence ATGGGATATGAGACCGAGCTGAAGCTCTTCATCGACGGCGCGTGGCGGGCAGGCGAGGGCGACAGCGCGCCCGTCATCAACCCGGCCACGGGCGAGACCATCGCCGACCTCCGGCTGGCGAGCACCGCCAACCTCGACGAGGCGGTGCACGCGGCCGAGCGCGCCTGGCCCGAGTGGCGGGCGATGGACGTCGAGAAGCGCGGCGCGATCCTCCACAAGGCCGCCGACCTGCTGCGCGAGCGCGCCGAGCAGATCGGTCGGCTGCTGACGCAGGAGCAGGGCAAGCCGCTGGTCGAGGCGATCGGCGAGGTGATGGGCTCGGCTCAGATGTTCGACTATTTCGCCGAGGAGGCGAAGCGGCAAGGCGGGCGCGTGCTGGTCCGTCCGACCGGGCAGCGCTCGATTGTCATTCCCCAGCCGGTTGGTCCGACCGCGACTTTCACGCCGTGGAATTTCCCGATCTACCTGCTCGCCAAGAAGGTCGCCGCGGCGCTTGCAGCGGGCTGCACCGTCATCTCAAAGCCGCCCGAGGAGACTCCGGGCTGCACCGGCGCGATGGCGCGGGCACTCGACGATGCGGGCATCCCCAAGGGCGTGTTCCAGCTGGTCCACGGCGTTCCCGACGCGGTGTCGCGCCAGCTCATCGGAAGCAAGGTCATCCGCAAGATCAGCTTCACCGGCTCGACCGCGGTGGGCAAGCATTTGATGAAGCTTGCCGCCGACGGAATGAAGCGGATCACCATGGAGCTTGGCGGGCATGCCCCGGTGCTGGTGTTCGACGACTGCGACCTCGAAAAGACGCTCGACATGCTGGTCCCGCAGAAATTCAGGAACGCGGGCCAGGTGTGCGTGTCGCCGACCCGCTTCTACGTCCAGGAAGGCATCTACGACGCCTTCGCCAAGGGCTTCGCCGAGCGGACCGCGGGCGTGACGATGGGCAACGGGCTCGATGCCGCGAGCCGGATGGGTCCGCTCGCCAACCAGCGGCGGCTCCCGGCGATCAGCAGCCTCGTCGAGGATGCCAGGGCCAAGGGGGCGCGCGTCCTCGCCGGGGGCGAGCCGGGCGATGCCGGCTATTTCTTCCAGCCGACCGTCCTTGCCGATGTCCCCAACGAAGCCGACGCGATGAATGTCGAGCCGTTCGGCCCGGTCGCGCTGATGCGCAGCTTCGCAACCGAGGACGAGGCGCTGCACGAGGCGAACCGGCTGCCGTTCGGGCTCGCCGCCTTCGTCTTCACCGAGAACGGCCGCCGCGCCAATCGCCTCGGCGATGCGATCGAGAGCGGGATGGTCGGCATCAACAGCTTCGCCATCTCGGTCGCCGACGCGCCGTTCGGCGGGGTCAAGGAAAGCGGCTCGGGCTCCGAGGGCGGGGTCGAAGGGCTGGCGAGCTACCAGGTGACCAAGGCGATCCACCAGGCGTGA
- a CDS encoding DUF423 domain-containing protein, translating to MSKAGGGARLVAAGALLAASAVLLGAFGAHALQARLGPVELGWWQTAGHYLLPHAVAAFAIGLNDRAAFRLPAWMLAGGALLFAATLYLMALGAPRMLGAVTPLGGLLMIAGWLLLAWRALRED from the coding sequence GTGAGCAAGGCGGGCGGCGGAGCGCGCCTGGTCGCCGCCGGCGCGCTGCTGGCGGCGTCGGCGGTGCTGCTCGGGGCGTTCGGCGCCCACGCGCTGCAGGCCCGGCTCGGCCCGGTGGAGCTCGGCTGGTGGCAGACCGCGGGCCACTATCTGCTGCCCCACGCCGTGGCGGCGTTCGCCATCGGGCTCAACGATCGCGCGGCCTTTCGCCTGCCCGCCTGGATGCTGGCTGGTGGGGCGCTGCTGTTTGCCGCCACGCTTTACCTCATGGCGCTTGGCGCACCGCGAATGCTGGGCGCGGTCACCCCGCTTGGCGGGCTGTTGATGATCGCCGGCTGGCTGCTCCTCGCCTGGCGGGCCTTGCGGGAGGACTGA
- a CDS encoding reverse transcriptase-like protein yields the protein MTGGPKPLKVYFDGGCRPNPGPIEVAVVARGEIHFFDNLGQASSSDAEWLALCCALEVAQALGASSFDLLGDSRSIIDQAGDQVRTAPSCVDHRRRFDSGVAAGPPRRLRWIPRNQNLAGIALERRRAGRR from the coding sequence GTGACGGGAGGACCAAAACCGCTCAAGGTCTACTTCGACGGCGGGTGCCGGCCAAACCCCGGGCCGATCGAGGTCGCGGTGGTCGCGCGGGGTGAAATCCACTTCTTCGACAATCTCGGCCAAGCCAGCAGCAGCGACGCCGAATGGCTCGCGCTGTGCTGCGCGCTCGAAGTCGCGCAGGCGCTCGGCGCTTCCTCCTTCGATCTCCTTGGCGACAGCCGGAGCATCATCGACCAGGCCGGCGACCAAGTCAGGACCGCGCCGTCGTGCGTCGATCATCGTCGGCGCTTCGACAGCGGCGTGGCCGCCGGACCACCCCGCCGCCTGCGCTGGATCCCGCGTAACCAGAACCTCGCCGGGATCGCGCTCGAACGGCGACGGGCGGGTCGCCGCTAG
- a CDS encoding arginyltransferase — MSAPFRFPKFFVTSPSACPYLPGKIERKVFTELSGHHAGELNEALGRIGFRRSQSVAYRPSCIDCQACVSVRVAANEFEPTATQRKLIRRNQDIEVTACKPWTTEEQFDLLRRYLAVRHPGGGMAEMDENDFADMVEQTPVRTYVVEYREPSVDGRPGKLIGACLSDQQSDGLSMIYSFYDPSLEHRKGLGTFIILDHIQRAARAGLPYVYLGYWVEGSERMAYKAMFRPIERLGRDGWKRFEPMTSGGRTERVLRGRGLLKV; from the coding sequence TTGAGCGCTCCGTTCCGCTTTCCGAAATTCTTCGTGACGTCGCCGTCGGCCTGCCCGTACCTGCCGGGCAAGATCGAGCGGAAGGTGTTCACCGAATTGTCGGGCCACCATGCCGGTGAACTGAACGAGGCGCTCGGTCGGATCGGTTTCCGCCGCTCGCAGTCGGTCGCCTACCGGCCGAGCTGCATCGACTGCCAGGCTTGCGTCTCGGTGCGGGTTGCCGCCAACGAGTTTGAGCCGACCGCGACCCAGCGCAAGCTCATCCGCCGCAACCAGGACATCGAGGTGACGGCGTGCAAGCCGTGGACGACCGAGGAGCAGTTCGACCTTCTCCGTCGCTACCTCGCCGTCCGTCATCCCGGTGGCGGAATGGCCGAGATGGACGAGAACGACTTCGCCGACATGGTCGAGCAGACCCCGGTCCGCACCTATGTCGTCGAATATCGCGAGCCGTCGGTCGACGGTCGGCCGGGCAAGCTGATCGGAGCCTGCCTCAGCGATCAGCAGAGCGACGGGCTCAGCATGATCTACAGCTTCTACGATCCGAGCCTCGAGCATCGGAAGGGGCTGGGGACGTTCATCATCCTCGACCACATCCAGCGTGCCGCCCGGGCCGGGCTGCCCTACGTCTATCTCGGCTATTGGGTCGAGGGGTCGGAGCGGATGGCGTACAAGGCCATGTTCCGGCCGATCGAAAGGCTCGGCCGCGACGGCTGGAAGCGGTTCGAGCCGATGACCAGCGGCGGCCGGACCGAGCGCGTGCTGCGCGGCCGCGGGCTGCTCAAGGTCTGA
- the ctrA gene encoding response regulator transcription factor CtrA has protein sequence MRVLLIEDEPTTAKSIELMLGTEGFNVYTTDLGEEGLDLGKLYDYDIILLDLNLPDMHGYDVLKKLRTAKVATPVLILSGIGEMDSKVRALGFGADDYVTKPFHRDELVARIHAIVRRSKGHSQSVIRTGKLAVNLDAKTVEVDGARVHLTGKEYAMLELLSLRKGTTLTKEMFLNHLYGGMDEPELKIIDVFICKLRKKLSLACGGDNYIETVWGRGYVLRDASEAEVEVPEAAVA, from the coding sequence ATGCGCGTTCTGCTGATCGAGGATGAGCCGACCACCGCCAAGTCGATCGAGCTGATGCTCGGCACGGAGGGCTTCAACGTCTACACGACGGATCTCGGCGAAGAGGGCTTGGACCTCGGCAAGCTGTACGATTACGACATCATCCTCCTCGACCTGAACCTTCCCGACATGCACGGCTATGACGTGCTGAAGAAGCTTCGCACCGCCAAGGTCGCGACCCCGGTCCTCATCCTGTCCGGCATCGGCGAGATGGATTCGAAGGTTCGGGCCCTGGGCTTCGGCGCCGACGACTATGTCACCAAGCCGTTCCACCGGGACGAGCTGGTCGCCCGCATCCACGCCATCGTCCGCCGCTCGAAGGGTCACAGCCAGTCGGTCATCCGCACCGGCAAGCTGGCGGTCAATCTCGACGCCAAGACGGTCGAGGTCGACGGTGCCCGCGTGCACCTCACCGGCAAGGAATATGCGATGCTGGAGCTCCTGTCGCTCCGCAAGGGCACCACGCTCACCAAGGAGATGTTCCTCAATCATCTCTACGGCGGGATGGACGAGCCCGAGCTCAAGATCATCGACGTCTTCATCTGCAAGCTGCGCAAGAAATTGAGCCTCGCCTGCGGCGGCGACAATTACATCGAGACGGTGTGGGGACGTGGCTACGTGCTGCGCGACGCGTCCGAAGCCGAAGTCGAGGTTCCCGAGGCGGCGGTCGCTTGA